The nucleotide window TAAGTTTCAGGTGGTGCAGATGGAAACACTCGACAATAGTTACTCCCGTGAAGATATACTGGTACTCGCAGCAGCAGTGGAACAACAGTCAGAGCATCCTATTGCCACTGGTATTGTAGACAAAGCCCGTTCACTGGGACTGCAGATCCCCGTTGCCTCAGAGATGCAGGCGATGGCTGGAAAGGGCATTCAGGCAAGTGTCGCAGGTAAACAGGTGATGGTGGTGAGCCCCGCCTATGTAAAAGAACAGTTTCCACAACAACAGGAAGTGGCGCAGAATGGCACTGGTACGTTATCCTATGTGATTATTAATAACAAGCCTGCAGGTTATGTAGTGCTGGCAGATGAACTGAGGCCTGAATCCTTCCCGGCTGTGCAGACACTGAAGAAGGAACGTATCGCCACTGTACTGCTCACAGGCGACAACAAAAAAGTAGCGGCGGCTGTAGCGAAGCAGTTGCAACTTGACAGTTATATTGCAGAAGTGCTGCCTCACCAGAAGCTGGAAGAAATCCGCAAACTACAGGCTGCAGGGCAGTTTGTAGCAATGACCGGCGACGGTATCAATGATGCACCGGCACTGGCTCAGGCGGATGTGGGTATTGCCATTGGCTCCGGGTCTGATATAGCTGCAGAAACAGCAGGTATTGTACTCGTCAATAGCAATCCACAGGATATCGTAAGCTTGATACGTTTTGGTAAAGCCACTTATCGTAAAATGATCCAGAATCTGGCCTGGGCTACCGGTTACAATGTCATCACCATGCCGTTGGCAGCCGGCGTACTTTATCACTGGGGCGTGTTATTGAGCCCAGCTGCCGGTGCGGTGTTAATGACAGTGAGTACGGTAATTGTGGCTATCAATGCCAGATTGCTGAAATTATAACACTTCATTATTAGTATTTCCAATAAATAATTCTATAAATTTGACCAGTGATGTTCTAAAAAACCTGTTATATGGGAATATTTGATAAACTCCGGAATGAATTTATTGACATTATTGAGTGGACAGACCCGTCCGCAGACACCATTGTATGGAAGTTTCCCCGTTACCAGAATGAAATAAAAATGAACGCCAAACTGACGGTCAGAGAATCGCAGGTGGCTGTTTTTATGAATGAAGGTAAAATTGCTGATGTTTTTCAACCGGGCATGTATACACTGACTACTCAGAACATGCCTATACTCACCACTTTACAGGGATGGAAATATGGTTTTAACAGCCCCTTTAAAGCAGATGTGTTTTTTATAAGCATGCGGCAGTTCACCAACCAGAAATGGGGCACCAAAAACCCGGTTATGCTCCGGGATGTGGAATTCGGACCAGTACGCCTGCGTGCTTTTGGCAGCTACGCTTTCCGTGTGAACGATGCAACTACATTCCTGAAGGAAGTTGCTGCCACCAACCCTGAGTACACCGTCGATGGTATCAATGAGCAGCTGCGTAATCTGGCCGTTTCCCGCGGTATGGATGCTATCGCGGAAGCGAAGATCCCGGTGCTCGACCTGGCGGCAAAGTATGATGAAGTATCACAACTGATCACCGATAAGATCCGACCAGAGTTTAACGAACTGGGTC belongs to Chitinophaga sp. HK235 and includes:
- a CDS encoding SPFH domain-containing protein; translated protein: MGIFDKLRNEFIDIIEWTDPSADTIVWKFPRYQNEIKMNAKLTVRESQVAVFMNEGKIADVFQPGMYTLTTQNMPILTTLQGWKYGFNSPFKADVFFISMRQFTNQKWGTKNPVMLRDVEFGPVRLRAFGSYAFRVNDATTFLKEVAATNPEYTVDGINEQLRNLAVSRGMDAIAEAKIPVLDLAAKYDEVSQLITDKIRPEFNELGLDLTKFLIENISLPPEVEEALDKRSSMGIVGNLGAYAQFQAANAMEKAAANPSGGLAAAGLGAGMGAAMMGQVGNVFQNNQVNQQQPAAGPGMPPPLPGTEPFYVAVEGKQAGPYNMDQLKQLAASGGLQSQTLVWKTGMAAWAAASTVPELAPVLATVPPPLP